From the Solanum lycopersicum chromosome 10, SLM_r2.1 genome, one window contains:
- the LOC138338878 gene encoding secreted RxLR effector protein 161-like translates to MRNSSDVLNQLTYSQIVGSLMYTMHCTRPDIGYIVGTLRRFTSYPGVEHWNALIHFLRYLNGTNNLGLHYSTYPIVFEGYSDAIWDSNPNDSKSISALIFTLAGAAISWKSKKQKCITHSTMESEFISMSYAGEEVDWLRSMLIDIPYGEISGGRRDIASISEVQI, encoded by the exons ATGCGGAACTCTAGTGATGTTCTCAACCAGCTGACATATTCTCAGATTGTTGGGAGTCTTATGTATACCATGCATTGTACCAGGCCTGATATTGGTTACATAGTAGGAACTTTGAGAAGGTTTACTAGTTATCCCGGAGTTGAACATTGGAATgccttaattcattttttaagatACCTGAACGGTACAAATAATCTTGGCCTGCATTATTCTACATATCCTATTGTTTTTGAAGGCTATAGTGATGCTATTTGGGATTCTAATCCGAATGACTCTAAATCTATTAGTGCTTTGATTTTCACTTTGGCTGGAGCAGCgatctcttggaaatcaaagaagcaAAAATGTATTACTCATTCAACCATGGAGTCTGAATTTATATCTATGTCTTATGCTGGAGAAGAAGTTGATTGGTTGCGATCAATGCTGATAGATATTCCTTATGGA GAGATTAGTGGAGGAAGGCGTGATATCGCTTCAATATCTGAAGTCCAGATTTAA